CGCGGCGGGAATCCTGCTGCTGCTGGTGTGCGGATATTCGCCGCTCGGGAATGTGCTGCTGCTGACATTGTCGGAACGGTTTCCCGCCTGGCAGGAGAACGGGCGCGCGCCCGACGGCATCATCGTGCTTGGCGGCGCGATCAACCCGGATCTGACGGCGGTGCGCGGCGCGCCGGAAATGAATTCGTCGGCGGAGCGGATGACGGCGGCCGCCGTGCTCGCGCGGCGCTTTCCGAATGCGAGGATCGTGCTGAGCGGCGGCAATGCCAACCCGTTTCATCCGCTCTCGACGGAAGCGGAGGTGGGCCGCAAGTTTCTCGAAGACCTTGGTGTCGCGGACGACCGGATCGTGATGGAAGGGCGCTCGCGCACCACTTACGAGAACGCGGAGTTCACGCGCCCGCTCATTCATCCTGCGGCAGGCGAACGATGGCTGCTGGTGACGTCCGCCTATCACATGCCGCGTGCGATGGGTGTTTTCCGCGCGCAAGGATTCAACGTGGAAGCCTATCCGGTGGATTGGCGCACGCGCGGCTGGATCGATGCGAAGCGGCCGTTTTTGACATTGAGCGGCGGTCTTGGCCGGCTCGACACCGC
The nucleotide sequence above comes from [Pseudomonas] carboxydohydrogena. Encoded proteins:
- a CDS encoding YdcF family protein; translated protein: MTYLASKIFGFLVTPSNLVATICLIGVVLSLTRWRRAGVRVGAAGILLLLVCGYSPLGNVLLLTLSERFPAWQENGRAPDGIIVLGGAINPDLTAVRGAPEMNSSAERMTAAAVLARRFPNARIVLSGGNANPFHPLSTEAEVGRKFLEDLGVADDRIVMEGRSRTTYENAEFTRPLIHPAAGERWLLVTSAYHMPRAMGVFRAQGFNVEAYPVDWRTRGWIDAKRPFLTLSGGLGRLDTAVHEWVGLVGYRLAGRTSEWFPAP